In one window of Microscilla marina ATCC 23134 DNA:
- a CDS encoding DnaB-like helicase C-terminal domain-containing protein — protein sequence MKKQSNNQSQNKTPAEISGIRSGFEELDQLTGGWQKGQLTLIASLSSLGKTSLMAMFAHSASKENTPTLIFNLESPTDCLVHKMICTEARIEMNSSRSGQLTKEEFASLEKQAQLLNQRPIFIDDSSSFPLQKLKTKIMRFKIKHDIQLVCIDFIQFIEVKEQSFGSRSQELAWITEQLKKMASELQISIIAVVQLNRSHALERRPPCLADLEATKNADTVLFLHRVPEDAQGITQLILAKNKAKPTNVIIPLQFIGKHTYFKSLQK from the coding sequence ATGAAAAAGCAAAGTAACAATCAATCACAGAATAAGACCCCGGCAGAAATTTCTGGCATTAGAAGTGGTTTTGAAGAATTGGATCAACTCACAGGTGGATGGCAAAAGGGGCAACTTACTTTGATTGCTTCACTTTCTAGCTTGGGTAAAACCTCTTTAATGGCAATGTTTGCCCACAGTGCCAGCAAAGAAAACACCCCTACTCTGATCTTTAACCTGGAATCACCAACGGATTGCCTTGTTCACAAAATGATATGCACTGAAGCAAGGATAGAGATGAACAGCAGCAGGTCGGGACAACTGACCAAGGAAGAATTTGCTTCACTTGAAAAACAAGCCCAACTGTTGAACCAACGTCCAATATTTATTGATGACAGCAGTAGTTTTCCACTTCAGAAGTTAAAGACCAAAATCATGCGGTTCAAAATTAAACACGATATTCAACTCGTATGCATTGACTTTATTCAATTCATTGAAGTCAAAGAACAATCTTTTGGTAGCAGGTCTCAGGAACTCGCCTGGATCACAGAGCAACTAAAAAAAATGGCCAGTGAACTGCAAATATCCATCATTGCTGTAGTACAGTTAAATCGTTCACATGCCTTGGAAAGACGACCGCCTTGCCTGGCTGATCTGGAAGCCACCAAAAATGCTGATACTGTTTTATTTCTCCACCGGGTACCGGAAGATGCCCAGGGCATTACGCAACTTATCCTGGCAAAGAACAAAGCCAAACCAACCAATGTAATCATACCATTGCAGTTCATTGGCAAGCACACTTACTTTAAAAGCTTGCAAAAGTGA
- the dnaB gene encoding replicative DNA helicase produces MTKKTMVVQGQVPPQAIDIEEAVLGAILIEQPAFMQVIDLLQPDYFYKPAHKEVYQAILELFAQANPVDMLTVTQQLRQTGKLEMAGGPAFVMKLTSMVNSSANIVYHAHILVEQAIKRRLIEISSKIRKVAFDHTSDAFEVIDDLANDVFQLSETGIKKQFSRASKIVSENILTLEEDVANPQRIQKNKIPSGLYSLDKHIGGFDKATLTVLAARPAMGKTAFALNLALNAAEVFERPVAFFSLEMSARELGYRLLAMCSGIASKRIKNRALFQEEIPKVRQAEKLIQKPNLFIDDTPQLSLLQFKAKVRRLVFSHQVECVIIDYLQLMKGHSGQASQNRQLEVATIVKDLKALAKEMDIPIIALSQLNRGVETRPGDKRPVMADLRESGEIEQSADTIAFLYRPAYYGVTEDHLGNSTEGVTELIIAKHRDGKPGTILLEFVPQHLRFQDLNQQFWREPIPKPEQPGRATQSLPAKQFRGFSQNPDDFDK; encoded by the coding sequence ATGACCAAAAAAACAATGGTAGTACAAGGACAGGTTCCTCCTCAAGCCATCGATATAGAAGAAGCGGTACTCGGAGCGATACTCATTGAACAACCTGCCTTCATGCAGGTTATTGACTTGCTGCAACCCGATTACTTTTACAAGCCTGCCCACAAGGAGGTTTATCAGGCAATACTGGAGCTGTTTGCGCAAGCCAATCCAGTAGATATGCTTACAGTAACTCAGCAACTAAGGCAAACAGGTAAACTTGAAATGGCAGGAGGTCCCGCTTTTGTGATGAAGCTGACCTCCATGGTAAATTCCTCCGCCAATATTGTGTACCATGCCCACATTCTGGTAGAACAGGCAATAAAGCGGCGACTGATCGAGATAAGCTCCAAAATCCGTAAAGTGGCCTTTGACCACACCAGCGATGCATTCGAGGTCATAGATGACCTGGCAAACGATGTATTTCAACTAAGCGAGACAGGAATAAAGAAGCAGTTCAGCCGGGCATCAAAAATAGTTTCAGAGAACATACTCACGCTTGAGGAGGATGTAGCAAACCCGCAAAGAATTCAGAAAAACAAGATACCGTCGGGTTTGTATAGCCTGGATAAGCATATTGGAGGGTTTGATAAGGCAACGCTGACTGTGTTAGCAGCTCGACCCGCGATGGGTAAAACCGCCTTTGCCCTGAACCTTGCCCTCAATGCCGCAGAAGTATTTGAGCGACCTGTGGCCTTCTTTTCACTTGAAATGAGCGCAAGAGAGCTGGGTTACAGGCTACTTGCCATGTGTTCAGGCATTGCGTCTAAAAGAATCAAAAACAGAGCGCTGTTCCAGGAAGAGATACCGAAGGTAAGGCAGGCAGAAAAGCTCATCCAGAAACCTAACCTCTTTATTGATGACACCCCACAGCTATCCCTGCTTCAATTCAAAGCAAAAGTACGACGGCTGGTGTTTAGCCATCAGGTAGAGTGTGTAATCATTGACTACCTTCAGTTGATGAAAGGGCATAGTGGTCAGGCAAGCCAAAACCGACAGCTGGAAGTAGCCACCATTGTCAAGGATTTAAAGGCGCTCGCCAAAGAAATGGATATCCCCATCATTGCACTCTCTCAGCTTAACCGGGGGGTAGAAACCAGACCAGGGGATAAACGTCCTGTGATGGCCGATTTGAGGGAATCAGGAGAAATAGAACAGTCGGCCGATACCATCGCATTTCTCTACCGACCAGCTTATTACGGAGTTACCGAAGATCACCTTGGAAACTCTACCGAAGGAGTCACTGAACTCATCATTGCCAAGCATAGGGATGGTAAACCGGGAACGATTCTGCTGGAGTTCGTTCCTCAGCACCTCAGATTTCAGGACTTGAATCAACAGTTTTGGAGAGAGCCCATACCAAAACCTGAGCAGCCAGGCAGGGCAACACAATCGCTTCCGGCAAAACAGTTCAGAGGGTTTAGTCAAAACCCTGACGATTTTGACAAATAA
- a CDS encoding site-specific integrase, with protein MGLSIGFLLRKDKTNKKGETPVFCRISYQGKRVDFQTEVKIPMDRWLPPVVKLEKNGDQIFIKGTSEVIKSMNRLLNKMRGRILNAYTDLVNEEEEVRLQKLKAVAKGEEEKGITLLEVLTRSANRSGLRSGTQRKIKISIQNLKLFLRDEYGKEDIYLTDLLKEAYKGFDIRYVDWCTTKTTIRFDGSTRLPKKHQTAIKEVRHFRQAVNTAVQLGEIRTNPLIAKFKIPKDERPKRVILTLDELKQIMEVDLSDKRGMERVRDCFVFQCFTGFAFSDIVDLKPEHLIEQGERTWIIKERVKSSTIAKMPLLPQARFILDKYKDDPVCLSKGVLIPVITSGNYNTYLKMIAEYVGIDKHLTSHVGRRTFATLVYNAGTDRSKLKEMTGHTNEAITEIYASLANETIAKEMDKFEGLFTD; from the coding sequence ATGGGACTTTCAATAGGTTTTTTATTAAGAAAAGATAAGACAAACAAGAAAGGTGAAACCCCTGTGTTTTGCCGTATATCTTATCAAGGGAAAAGAGTGGATTTCCAGACTGAGGTCAAAATACCTATGGATAGATGGTTGCCTCCAGTGGTCAAATTGGAAAAGAATGGAGATCAAATTTTTATCAAAGGTACTAGCGAAGTGATCAAAAGCATGAATCGCCTGCTAAATAAGATGAGAGGCAGGATTCTGAATGCTTATACTGATTTGGTAAACGAGGAAGAAGAAGTACGACTTCAAAAATTAAAAGCAGTTGCCAAAGGGGAAGAAGAAAAAGGCATCACTCTTTTAGAAGTACTTACCAGATCAGCTAACCGGAGCGGACTTAGAAGTGGTACGCAAAGAAAAATCAAAATCTCCATTCAGAACTTAAAGTTGTTTTTACGGGATGAGTATGGCAAGGAGGACATTTATCTGACTGATCTTTTAAAAGAAGCTTATAAGGGCTTTGATATTCGGTATGTAGATTGGTGTACTACTAAAACCACGATCAGGTTTGATGGTTCTACCCGTTTGCCTAAGAAACATCAGACCGCCATCAAAGAGGTGAGGCATTTCCGTCAGGCAGTCAACACTGCTGTACAGTTGGGAGAAATTAGAACTAACCCATTAATTGCGAAGTTCAAAATCCCTAAAGATGAGCGCCCAAAGCGGGTTATCCTTACTCTGGATGAGTTAAAGCAAATTATGGAAGTAGATTTATCTGATAAGCGAGGAATGGAAAGAGTTCGTGATTGTTTTGTTTTCCAGTGTTTTACCGGATTTGCTTTCTCTGATATTGTGGACTTGAAACCAGAGCACCTGATTGAGCAAGGTGAGCGAACCTGGATTATTAAAGAACGGGTAAAATCTTCCACCATTGCCAAGATGCCTTTGCTTCCTCAGGCCAGGTTTATTTTAGATAAGTACAAAGATGATCCTGTCTGTTTAAGTAAAGGTGTATTGATTCCTGTAATTACCAGTGGAAATTACAATACTTACCTCAAAATGATTGCGGAGTATGTAGGAATTGATAAGCACTTGACAAGCCATGTAGGGCGTAGAACCTTTGCCACTTTGGTGTATAATGCGGGGACTGACCGATCAAAACTAAAAGAAATGACCGGGCATACTAATGAAGCAATCACAGAAATTTATGCAAGCCTTGCCAATGAAACCATTGCAAAAGAAATGGATAAGTTTGAAGGCTTGTTTACTGATTGA
- a CDS encoding DnaB-like helicase C-terminal domain-containing protein, translated as MMTADLFHLTQPLTHIASYPKAGKTSLAVSLALDALIHHDMGIFFCSAGKERDIRHRMVSAMSDIDLIEIEHIKESPEDAKYKKYQDTLMATFNLNFIACNIRGLAFEEFRRKCLYHAYYNQVKLIIIDDLHQVVDGDTQSNIQELKKLANVLNIPCIVFTPLPQAEDDNIQKVTKINALLNTYADVTMWLDRPEYEIAAQLEVIKQPTGEPSDIPLSFTPRTAHFTDVEMVGLHFILTELEATR; from the coding sequence ATGATGACAGCCGATTTATTTCACCTTACCCAACCCCTTACTCATATTGCTTCTTACCCTAAAGCAGGCAAAACCAGCCTGGCGGTAAGTTTGGCTCTCGATGCACTTATACACCACGATATGGGTATTTTCTTTTGTTCGGCAGGCAAAGAAAGAGACATCAGGCATCGCATGGTATCAGCCATGAGTGATATTGACCTGATAGAAATAGAGCACATCAAAGAAAGTCCCGAAGATGCAAAGTACAAAAAATACCAGGATACGTTAATGGCCACCTTTAACCTTAATTTCATTGCCTGTAACATCAGAGGGCTTGCATTTGAGGAGTTCAGACGCAAATGCCTTTATCACGCCTATTACAATCAGGTTAAACTCATTATTATAGATGATTTACATCAGGTAGTGGATGGAGACACTCAAAGTAATATTCAGGAATTAAAAAAGCTTGCCAACGTGTTGAACATCCCTTGCATTGTATTTACCCCATTGCCCCAGGCAGAAGATGACAATATACAAAAGGTGACTAAAATCAATGCTTTGCTGAACACTTATGCAGATGTAACCATGTGGCTGGATCGTCCGGAGTATGAAATAGCGGCTCAATTGGAAGTAATTAAGCAGCCTACAGGCGAGCCCTCTGACATCCCCCTGAGTTTTACTCCGCGAACGGCTCACTTTACGGATGTGGAAATGGTTGGCTTACATTTTATTCTGACAGAATTGGAAGCGACCAGATAG
- a CDS encoding DNA-methyltransferase, translated as MAKEDQTPTPEALRSRILGLEMIDWKAMDFIQQDNFKVSTDEQYQKVVSSLVNNQFVAPFYVWRDEAGNHWCVDGKRRDTVLRRIEEEGGATVHDTDTGQNQFYEITIPTELPALIIEADSKEEAAKLVLLYSSGYGEVTQQGLAEFIEQYDLNFPQLKFEINLPEFSMPRFEQTFDTFGLGSNGSAGGEAPYAEEHEDFMPDEEAEVIVQKGDVYELNGKHRLICGDSLLAATFETLMNGTLARVLITDPPYNIPYSLFGGLGKVQHEDFSMAAGEMGDQEFVEFLATYMRHAVQHTVDGSIHYNFMDFRHAWHMCEAGGKVYGSREPKQVCVWNKSIQANGSFYRAKHEFCFIFKSGEAKHLSHLELKDRFRSNVWEYKSANDFSNEERKEFGRLGALENHPTPKPVRMIADALLDTTNEGDIALDCFLGSGTTLMAAERTRRICYGVEYEPGYMQGILTRFIHHCQTENKPFEITRNGELMTEEALAPLMPK; from the coding sequence ATGGCAAAAGAAGATCAAACCCCCACTCCCGAAGCCTTGCGTTCCCGCATTTTAGGTTTAGAAATGATCGACTGGAAAGCAATGGATTTTATCCAGCAGGACAACTTTAAGGTATCTACCGACGAGCAATACCAAAAAGTGGTCAGCTCGTTAGTCAATAACCAGTTCGTAGCCCCTTTTTATGTATGGCGAGACGAAGCAGGCAACCACTGGTGTGTAGACGGCAAGCGCCGCGATACCGTGTTGCGTCGTATTGAAGAAGAAGGTGGGGCAACGGTGCACGATACCGATACCGGGCAAAACCAGTTCTACGAAATTACTATCCCCACAGAACTACCTGCGCTCATTATCGAGGCAGACTCCAAAGAAGAAGCGGCCAAGTTGGTGCTCCTTTATTCCTCCGGTTATGGTGAGGTGACTCAACAAGGGCTGGCCGAATTCATTGAACAGTACGACCTCAACTTTCCTCAGCTCAAGTTTGAAATCAACCTCCCTGAGTTTTCTATGCCTCGCTTCGAGCAAACCTTTGATACCTTTGGGCTGGGCAGTAATGGCAGTGCAGGCGGGGAAGCTCCCTATGCCGAAGAACACGAAGACTTTATGCCTGACGAAGAAGCCGAGGTAATCGTACAAAAAGGAGATGTATATGAGCTCAACGGCAAACACCGTCTCATCTGTGGGGACAGCCTTTTGGCAGCAACCTTTGAAACCCTAATGAATGGAACACTAGCAAGAGTACTTATTACCGACCCACCTTATAACATCCCTTACAGTCTATTTGGTGGCTTAGGCAAAGTACAGCACGAAGACTTTTCTATGGCTGCGGGCGAAATGGGTGACCAGGAGTTCGTGGAGTTTCTTGCAACCTATATGCGCCACGCCGTACAACACACCGTAGATGGCAGCATTCATTACAATTTTATGGACTTTCGTCACGCCTGGCACATGTGCGAGGCTGGAGGTAAAGTATATGGCAGCCGCGAACCCAAACAAGTCTGCGTTTGGAACAAATCTATTCAGGCAAATGGCAGCTTCTATAGGGCAAAACATGAGTTTTGTTTTATTTTCAAGTCGGGTGAGGCAAAACACTTGTCTCATCTGGAACTCAAAGATCGTTTCCGCTCTAATGTTTGGGAATACAAATCTGCCAACGATTTCTCGAATGAGGAACGCAAAGAGTTTGGCAGGTTAGGTGCCCTGGAAAACCACCCCACACCCAAACCAGTGCGAATGATTGCCGATGCCTTGCTCGATACTACCAACGAAGGGGACATTGCGTTGGACTGCTTTTTGGGTTCAGGTACCACTCTGATGGCCGCCGAACGCACCCGCCGGATATGCTATGGTGTTGAATACGAACCTGGCTATATGCAAGGCATTCTTACCCGGTTTATTCATCATTGCCAAACCGAAAACAAACCATTTGAGATCACACGCAATGGTGAGTTGATGACGGAGGAAGCCCTTGCCCCCTTGATGCCTAAATAA
- a CDS encoding Rha family transcriptional regulator, with protein MNKDNSTQVSLEGLLPIEIKNEMPVVDSRLVAETLGIKHKALMATIRRYQAKIEEFGSLPFETEVRKRDVGATTLRFCYLSENQAIFIGTLSRNTKKVVAFKSKLIQSFDHVRKTVQGQPFNQKLWVQAVKNLCELTKSTKETKREIKILNSRQTFLAHEISSIRDAQDSLTDKITHIKAAQASLQIENFNPLFTKVRKELGQMMQNYSIWYGITTQGLYQILYKEFTVASGQNIYQQAKMANKTPIEWLESTGWILEAYDLAIKHFGMPEENQDYKGDLGNPDR; from the coding sequence ATGAACAAAGACAACTCAACACAAGTTTCACTGGAAGGCTTATTACCTATTGAAATAAAAAACGAAATGCCAGTAGTAGATAGCAGGTTGGTGGCAGAAACATTAGGAATCAAGCATAAAGCTTTGATGGCAACGATCAGGCGTTATCAGGCTAAAATAGAAGAATTTGGCTCACTGCCTTTTGAAACCGAAGTGAGAAAACGTGATGTAGGGGCAACTACCCTAAGATTCTGCTACCTTAGTGAGAATCAGGCCATCTTCATTGGTACCCTTTCCAGGAACACGAAAAAGGTTGTTGCCTTTAAATCCAAACTGATTCAATCATTCGACCATGTTCGAAAAACAGTTCAGGGACAGCCATTCAATCAGAAGCTTTGGGTACAGGCAGTAAAAAACCTCTGTGAACTAACAAAGTCCACCAAAGAAACTAAAAGGGAAATAAAAATTTTGAACTCCCGGCAAACATTTTTGGCACACGAAATAAGTAGCATCAGGGATGCACAAGATTCCTTGACAGACAAAATAACCCATATCAAGGCAGCTCAAGCAAGTTTACAGATAGAAAACTTCAACCCGCTTTTTACCAAAGTCAGAAAAGAATTGGGGCAAATGATGCAAAATTATTCGATCTGGTATGGGATAACCACCCAGGGACTCTACCAGATTCTTTACAAGGAATTTACCGTAGCATCCGGACAAAATATATATCAGCAAGCAAAAATGGCAAATAAAACACCCATCGAGTGGCTCGAATCCACAGGCTGGATTTTAGAGGCTTATGACCTGGCAATAAAACATTTTGGAATGCCAGAGGAAAATCAAGATTATAAGGGTGACTTAGGAAATCCTGACAGATAA
- a CDS encoding helix-turn-helix domain-containing protein, with product MAINIPTTEDLQDLMKDFEKTMYGKIEALFKAENSGLDIYTNKRIKEEMGGDISDDTLARMRERGELPAKKVSGKWYYKGEDIRRVFTE from the coding sequence ATGGCAATAAATATTCCAACAACAGAAGATCTTCAGGACTTAATGAAGGATTTTGAAAAAACAATGTATGGCAAGATAGAAGCGTTATTTAAAGCTGAAAACAGTGGGTTAGATATATACACCAACAAAAGAATCAAAGAAGAAATGGGAGGAGACATCAGCGATGATACCCTTGCCCGAATGAGAGAAAGAGGGGAGCTTCCAGCGAAAAAAGTGAGCGGAAAGTGGTACTATAAAGGAGAAGATATACGCAGAGTCTTTACAGAATAG